The Papaver somniferum cultivar HN1 unplaced genomic scaffold, ASM357369v1 unplaced-scaffold_18, whole genome shotgun sequence genome includes a window with the following:
- the LOC113338093 gene encoding neurogenic locus notch homolog protein 1-like isoform X1, with product MASSNGTIIVLLVIFLQSSLTAAVDLNLSPLLSPFLEDVCKEIGCGKGKCVASMSSTNDLLHPFKCECEPGWKQTIGGGNNTDHDFLQFLPCVIPNCTMDYSCNAAAEPPMPQLREPPSNESLFDPCNWAYCGHGSCIKSNAFGHKCECMEGYENLLNVTAFPCLRECAIGMDCLKLGIAAPNRTTNSTPNMPDRSGNHASTILQGKFLSLVIFVVTIMMVPWK from the exons ATGGCTTCTTCCAATGGTACCATCATAGTTCTTCTTGTGATCTTTTTACAATCATCTCTCACTGCTGCAGTTGACCTTAATTTATCTCCTCTCCTCTCTCCCTTCTTAG AAGATGTATGCAAAGAAATTGGGTGTGGAAAAGGAAAATGCGTAGCTTCCATGAGTAGTACTAATGATCTACTTCATCCATTCAAATGTGAATGTGAACCTGGATGGAAACAAACAATTGGTGGTGGTAACAACACTGACCATGATTTTCTCCAGTTTCTGCCTTGTGTCATCCCTAACT GTACAATGGACTACTCATGTAACGCAGCTGCTGAGCCTCCTATGCCACAATTAAGAGAACCTCCATCAAATGAATCTTTATTTGATC cttgCAACTGGGCATATTGTGGACACGGGTCGTGCATCAAATCGAATGCATTCGGGCACAAATGTGAATGCATGGAGGGTTATGAAAATCTTCTAAATGTCACTGCATTCCCATGTCTCAGAGAAT GTGCCATTGGAATGGACTGTCTGAAACTTGGAATCGCAGCACCAAACAGAACCACAAATTCAACGCCAAATATGCCTGACAGGAGTGGGAATCATG CTAGCACAATTTTACAGGGGAAGTTTCTTTCATTGGTGATCTTTGTGGTAACCATTATGATGGTTCCATGGAAATAG
- the LOC113338093 gene encoding slit homolog 2 protein-like isoform X2 has product MASSNGTIIVLLVIFLQSSLTAAVDLNLSPLLSPFLDVCKEIGCGKGKCVASMSSTNDLLHPFKCECEPGWKQTIGGGNNTDHDFLQFLPCVIPNCTMDYSCNAAAEPPMPQLREPPSNESLFDPCNWAYCGHGSCIKSNAFGHKCECMEGYENLLNVTAFPCLRECAIGMDCLKLGIAAPNRTTNSTPNMPDRSGNHASTILQGKFLSLVIFVVTIMMVPWK; this is encoded by the exons ATGGCTTCTTCCAATGGTACCATCATAGTTCTTCTTGTGATCTTTTTACAATCATCTCTCACTGCTGCAGTTGACCTTAATTTATCTCCTCTCCTCTCTCCCTTCTTAG ATGTATGCAAAGAAATTGGGTGTGGAAAAGGAAAATGCGTAGCTTCCATGAGTAGTACTAATGATCTACTTCATCCATTCAAATGTGAATGTGAACCTGGATGGAAACAAACAATTGGTGGTGGTAACAACACTGACCATGATTTTCTCCAGTTTCTGCCTTGTGTCATCCCTAACT GTACAATGGACTACTCATGTAACGCAGCTGCTGAGCCTCCTATGCCACAATTAAGAGAACCTCCATCAAATGAATCTTTATTTGATC cttgCAACTGGGCATATTGTGGACACGGGTCGTGCATCAAATCGAATGCATTCGGGCACAAATGTGAATGCATGGAGGGTTATGAAAATCTTCTAAATGTCACTGCATTCCCATGTCTCAGAGAAT GTGCCATTGGAATGGACTGTCTGAAACTTGGAATCGCAGCACCAAACAGAACCACAAATTCAACGCCAAATATGCCTGACAGGAGTGGGAATCATG CTAGCACAATTTTACAGGGGAAGTTTCTTTCATTGGTGATCTTTGTGGTAACCATTATGATGGTTCCATGGAAATAG